One Camelina sativa cultivar DH55 chromosome 3, Cs, whole genome shotgun sequence genomic window carries:
- the LOC109124662 gene encoding anthranilate synthase beta subunit 1, chloroplastic-like, protein MAATTTTTLYKSCLLQPKSGSTTRRLNPSLFNPLPNPTRVSVLGKSRRDVFAKASIEMASSNSTTPSAVVNTSKQNGPIIVIDNYDSFTYNLCQYMGELGCHFEVYRNDELTVEELKSKNPRGILISPGPGAPQDSGISLQTVLELGPRVPLFGVCMGLQCIGEAFGGKIVRSPFGVMHGKSSMVHYDEKGEEGLFSGLSNPFLVGRYHSLVIEKDTFANDELEVTAWTEDGLVMAARHRKYKHIQGVQFHPESIITTEGKTIVRNFIKLVEKKESEKLTWT, encoded by the exons ATGGcggctactactactactacattgTACAAGTCTTGTCTTCTTCAACCCAAGTCCGGTTCCACCACTCGCCGATTAAACCCTTCTCTCTTCAACCCTCTTCCGAATCCGACGa gAGTTTCGGTTTTGGGGAAGAGTCGTAGAGATGTCTTTGCGAAAGCTTCGATTGAAATGGCTTCATCGAACTCCACCACACCTTCCGCTGTTGTCAATACCTCTAAGCAAAATGGTCCTATCATTGTCATTGATAATTACGACAGCTTCACTTACAATCTCTGCCAG TATATGGGAGAGCTAGGATGCCATTTTGAAGTTTACCGCAATGATGAACTTACAGTAGAGGAGTTGAAAAG TAAAAATCCAAGAGGGATATTGATTTCTCCTGGGCCTG GTGCCCCTCAAGACTCTGGGATTTCCTTGCAAACTGTTTTGGAACTCGGACCTCGTGTTCCTTTATTTGGAGTCTGTATGGGTTTGCAGTGTATAGGAGAAGCATTTGGAG GAAAGATTGTGCGGTCACCGTTTGGTGTTATGCATGGGAAAAGCTCAATGGTTCACTATGatgagaaaggagaagaaggctTGTTCTCTGGATTATCCAA CCCTTTCCTTGTAGGTAGATATCACAGCCTCGTGATCGAAAAAGATACGTTTGCCAATGATGAACTCGAGGTTACTGCATGGACAGAAGATGGTCTGGTTATGGCTGCCCGTCACAGGAAGTACAAGCATATACAG GGAGTTCAATTTCATCCGGAGAGTATTATAACAACCGAAGGCAAGACAATTGTCCGCAATTTCATCAAACTCGTGGAGAAAAAGGAGTCTGAGAAGCTGACATGGACTTAG
- the LOC104776728 gene encoding purple acid phosphatase 4 — translation MGSKFDIGGTVMTLLLCFLLLSMVPKLEAELTTVDHAPNPDGSVGFLVIGDWGRRGLYNQSQVALQMGRIGEKMDVDFVVSTGDNIYDSGMKSIDDPAFQLSFTNIYTSPSLQKPWYSVLGNHDYRGDVEAQLSPVLKSIDSRWTCMRSFIVDAEIVELFFVDTTPFVDAYFLNPDGQTYDWSGVSPRESYLQTILTELEMGLRESRANWKIVVGHHAIKSASIHGNTKELESLLLPILEANKVDLYMNGHDHCLQHIGTSQSPIQFLTSGGGSKAWRGYYNWTTPEDMKFFYDGQGFMSVTITRTEMGIAFYDVSGNILHKWDTSKMLDTDLYFPL, via the exons ATGGGATCTAAGTTTGATATCGGCGGCACAGTAATGACTctgcttctctgtttcttattattatctatGGTTCCAAAACTTGAGGCCGAGCTCACAACGGTCGACCACGCACCAAACCCCGATGGCTCAGTCGGTTTTCTGGTTATTGGAGATTGGGGTAGGCGTGGActctacaaccaatcacaagtTGCCCTCCAG ATGGGTAGAATCGGAGAGAAGATGGATGTCGATTTTGTGGTATCGACGGGTGATAACATCTACGATAGTGGGATGAAAAGCATCGACGATCCGGCCTTTCAACTTTCCTTCaccaatatatatacttctccTAGCTTGCAAAAGCCATGGTACTCAGTGTTGGGGAATCACGACTATAGAGGAGATGTTGAAGCACAGTTGAGTCCTGTCCTCAAATCAATAGATAGCCGTTGGACTTGCATGAGATCTTTCATAGTAGACGCTG AGATCGTAGAGCTCTTCTTTGTCGACACAACACCTTTTGTAGACGCTTATTTCCTCAATCCAGATGGTCAAACTTACGACTGGAGTGGAGTATCACCTCGAGAATCCTATCTCCAGACCATTTTAACG GAGTTAGAAATGGGTCTAAGAGAATCAAGAGCAAACTGGAAAATCGTGGTGGGTCATCATGCCATCAAGAGTGCTTCTATTCATGGGAATACAAAAGAGCTTGAATCTCTCCTCTTACCCATTCTTGAG GCGAATAAAGTTGATCTCTATATGAACGGACATGATCATTGCTTGCAACATATTGGCACATCTCAAAG TCCAATTCAGTTTCTAACGAGTGGTGGTGGGTCAAAGGCATGGAGAGGCTATTACAACTGGACAACACCAGAGGATATGAAATTCTTCTACGATGGACAGGGTTTCATGTCAGTTACGATCACTAGAACCGAAATGGGTATCGCTTTTTATGATGTCTCCGGCAATATATTGCACAAGTGGGACACATCTAAAATGTTAGACACTGATTTGTATTTCCCATTATAA